The Terriglobales bacterium genome has a segment encoding these proteins:
- a CDS encoding TldD/PmbA family protein, with protein MDLTRRRFLELTGSAAAAALAHELFGLPELNAQNTGAGKPSEALSALAEVALARAKKLGATYADIRINRYRDQVVALRSTPDLATGKLNHVPAVRDTGSFGFGVRVIANGTWGFAASRIVTKDEIARVAAEAVAVAKANSALQKQPVRLSPVKAYVDKYTTPHQRNPFDVPIAEKLALLERANAEVKAVPKVFSANSTLVAHSEDKFFASSEGSRIQQYILQCYGQVTAAARDLERRVSRQRNYSPSPYTAGWEAIEEHDLPGNGRRIGEEVVEHLSAPPVTPGRKDLVLMPNHLALTIHESIGHSTELDRALGYEANLAGTSFLTPDKMGKFRIGSEIMNIQGDRTLPRGMSTVGYDDDGVKATEFDIVKNGVFQHFQTIRDQAHLVGEKESRGCCYADSFDSIPFQRIPNVWLKAGTKPMTLDDLIAAVDDGILIDGRGSWSIDQQRYNFQFGGDAFWEIKGGKKGNMISRVAYQSRSTDFWSSFEATADQRFWQNHGLTSDGKGQPTQINAMSHGSSPSLFRRINVLLTD; from the coding sequence ATGGACCTGACCCGACGCCGATTCCTAGAACTTACGGGCAGCGCCGCGGCCGCAGCCCTCGCCCATGAACTCTTCGGCCTGCCGGAGCTGAACGCGCAGAACACCGGCGCGGGCAAGCCTTCGGAGGCGCTTTCGGCGCTGGCCGAGGTTGCGCTGGCTCGGGCCAAGAAGCTGGGCGCCACCTACGCCGATATCCGCATCAACCGCTATCGCGACCAGGTGGTGGCATTGCGTTCCACGCCCGACCTCGCCACCGGCAAGTTGAACCACGTGCCGGCGGTGCGCGACACCGGTTCGTTCGGCTTCGGCGTGCGGGTGATTGCCAACGGCACCTGGGGCTTCGCGGCCAGCCGCATCGTCACCAAAGACGAGATCGCACGCGTGGCCGCCGAGGCGGTGGCCGTCGCCAAAGCCAACTCGGCGCTGCAAAAGCAGCCGGTGCGCCTGTCTCCGGTGAAGGCCTACGTGGACAAATACACCACGCCGCACCAGCGTAATCCGTTCGACGTGCCTATCGCCGAGAAGCTGGCGCTGCTGGAGAGGGCGAACGCCGAGGTCAAGGCGGTTCCCAAGGTGTTCAGTGCCAACTCGACGCTGGTCGCGCACAGCGAGGACAAGTTTTTCGCTTCCTCGGAAGGCTCGCGCATCCAGCAGTACATCCTGCAATGCTACGGGCAGGTGACGGCCGCGGCGCGCGACCTGGAAAGGCGCGTCTCACGCCAGCGCAATTATTCTCCGTCGCCCTACACGGCGGGCTGGGAAGCCATCGAAGAGCACGACCTGCCCGGCAACGGCCGCCGCATTGGCGAGGAAGTGGTGGAGCATCTGTCGGCGCCGCCGGTCACGCCCGGCAGGAAAGATCTGGTCCTGATGCCCAACCACCTGGCGCTGACCATCCACGAATCCATCGGGCACTCGACCGAACTCGACCGCGCGCTCGGCTACGAGGCCAACCTCGCCGGCACCAGCTTCCTGACGCCCGACAAAATGGGCAAGTTCCGCATCGGCAGCGAAATCATGAACATCCAGGGCGACCGCACGCTCCCCCGCGGCATGTCCACCGTGGGCTACGACGACGACGGCGTGAAGGCCACCGAGTTCGACATCGTCAAGAACGGCGTATTCCAGCACTTCCAGACCATCCGCGACCAGGCGCACCTGGTGGGCGAGAAGGAATCGCGGGGTTGCTGCTACGCCGATTCGTTCGACAGCATTCCCTTCCAGCGCATTCCCAATGTGTGGCTGAAGGCCGGAACCAAGCCCATGACGCTCGACGACCTGATCGCGGCCGTGGACGACGGCATCCTCATCGACGGCCGCGGCTCCTGGTCCATCGACCAGCAGCGCTACAACTTTCAGTTCGGCGGCGACGCCTTCTGGGAGATCAAGGGCGGCAAGAAGGGCAACATGATTTCGCGCGTAGCCTACCAGTCGCGCTCCACGGATTTCTGGTCGTCATTCGAAGCCACCGCCGACCAGCGCTTCTGGCAGAACCACGGTCTTACCAGCGACGGCAAGGGCCAGCCCACGCAGATCAACGCCATGAGCCACGGATCGTCGCCGTCTCTGTTCCGCCGGATCAACGTGCTGCTTACGGACTGA
- a CDS encoding DinB family protein: MAETVKQYVRRILGYVEGHDPLAVQQATPRRLARLIRGRSRAQLARRPAPGRWSVAEVLAHLAESEMVAGYRLRMILSANGTAIQAFDQDKWAKVGKYARQDPKQSLEMFSTLRRSNLALLRSLQPRQWRMYGIHSERGRETVARIATMFAGHDINHTRQIEKVLRG, translated from the coding sequence ATGGCAGAAACGGTGAAGCAGTACGTGCGGCGCATCCTCGGGTATGTGGAAGGGCACGACCCGCTCGCAGTACAGCAGGCGACGCCCCGCCGTCTGGCGCGCCTGATCCGCGGGCGCAGCCGTGCGCAACTGGCGCGACGCCCCGCCCCGGGCAGGTGGTCCGTGGCGGAGGTCCTGGCGCATCTGGCCGAGTCCGAGATGGTGGCCGGCTATCGCCTGCGTATGATCCTGAGCGCCAACGGCACCGCCATCCAGGCCTTCGACCAGGACAAATGGGCCAAGGTCGGCAAGTACGCCCGGCAAGATCCGAAACAGTCGCTGGAAATGTTCTCCACCCTGCGCCGCAGCAACCTGGCGCTGCTGCGCTCGCTCCAGCCCCGGCAGTGGCGCATGTACGGCATCCACTCCGAACGCGGCAGGGAGACCGTGGCTCGCATCGCCACCATGTTCGCCGGGCACGACATCAATCACACGCGGCAGATTGAGAAGGTCCTGCGCGGCTGA
- a CDS encoding Rieske (2Fe-2S) protein, with amino-acid sequence MAEFVKIGSKGDLPGRDEAREFPCGERTICIANVEGNLTALDNVCLHRGGPLGQGIIVEGKIVCPWHGWMYDPKTGEATHNPAAKVTVYPLKIEGDDVLVQV; translated from the coding sequence ATGGCTGAGTTCGTGAAGATCGGCAGCAAAGGCGACCTGCCCGGTCGCGACGAGGCGCGAGAATTCCCCTGCGGTGAACGCACCATCTGCATAGCCAACGTCGAGGGCAATCTGACCGCGCTGGACAACGTCTGCCTGCACCGCGGCGGCCCGCTGGGGCAGGGCATCATCGTTGAAGGCAAGATCGTGTGCCCGTGGCACGGCTGGATGTACGACCCCAAGACCGGCGAAGCCACGCACAATCCCGCCGCCAAGGTTACCGTCTATCCGCTGAAGATCGAGGGTGACGACGTGCTGGTTCAGGTGTAG
- the nuoB gene encoding NADH-quinone oxidoreductase subunit NuoB, with amino-acid sequence MAWLQNKFEKNFLITTVDYVFNWARKSALWPMTFGLACCAIEMIASSTARFDIARFGSEVFRPSPRQSDLMIVAGTVTLKMAPVIQRIWAQMPDPKWCISMGACSSVGGPFNTYAVLQGVDRIVPTDVYVIGCPPRPENLFYALLKLQDKIDQMTLAKRPTEVRLDESMVEDFKRQVMIAQTLQPK; translated from the coding sequence ATGGCCTGGCTGCAGAACAAGTTCGAGAAGAACTTCCTCATCACCACGGTGGACTACGTGTTCAACTGGGCGCGCAAGTCGGCGCTCTGGCCGATGACGTTCGGCCTGGCGTGCTGCGCCATCGAGATGATTGCCTCCTCGACGGCGCGCTTCGACATCGCGCGGTTCGGCAGCGAGGTCTTCCGGCCCAGCCCGCGGCAGAGCGACCTGATGATCGTGGCCGGCACGGTGACCCTGAAGATGGCGCCGGTGATCCAGCGCATCTGGGCGCAGATGCCCGATCCCAAGTGGTGCATCTCCATGGGCGCCTGTTCGTCGGTGGGCGGGCCGTTCAACACCTATGCGGTGCTGCAAGGCGTGGACCGCATTGTGCCCACCGACGTGTATGTGATCGGCTGCCCGCCGCGTCCGGAGAACCTGTTTTACGCCCTGCTCAAGCTGCAGGACAAGATCGACCAGATGACCCTGGCCAAGCGTCCCACCGAAGTCCGCCTGGATGAGAGCATGGTGGAAGATTTCAAGCGGCAGGTGATGATCGCGCAGACCCTGCAGCCGAAATAG